From Cupriavidus oxalaticus:
CCCAGCGCCCAGCCACGCGGCATGATGGTGACCTTGTGCACCGGGTCGGCCTTGGGCAGCAGCTTGGCCACCACCGCGTGGCCCGACTCGTGGTAAGCCGTGGCCCGGCGCTCTTCCTCGCGCATGACCGTCGACTTGCGCTCCGGACCCATGTAGATCTTGTCCTTGGCGTCCTCGAAGTCCTGCATGTCGACCACGCGCTTGTTGCGGCGGGCGGCAAACAGCGCGGCCTCGTTGACCAGGTTGGCCAGGTCGGCGCCCGAGAAACCCGGGGTACCACGCGCGATCACCGAAGCGTCGACGTCGTTGCCGATCGGCACCTTGCGCATATGGACCTTCAGGATCTGCTCGCGGCCGCGGATGTCCGGCAGGCCCACGTAGACCTGGCGGTCGAAACGGCCCGGACGCAGCAGCGCCTTGTCCAGCACGTCGGCACGGTTGGTCGCGGCAATCACGATCACGCCCGAGTTGGCCTCGAAGCCGTCCATCTCGACCAGCATCTGGTTCAGGGTCTGCTCGCGCTCGTCGTTGCCGCCGCCCATGCCGGCGCCACGATGGCGGCCGACCGCGTCGATTTCATCGATGAACACGATGCAGGGGGCCTGCTTCTTGGCGTTCTCGAACATGTCGCGGACACGCGCCGCGCCCACGCCGACGAACATTTCAACGAAGTCGGAACCCGAGATGCTGAAGAACGGCACCTTGGCCTCGCCGGCGATGGCACGCGCCAGCAGCGTCTTGCCGGTACCCGGAGGGCCGACCAGCAGCACGCCGCGCGGGATACGGCCGCCCAGCTTCTGGAATTTCTGCGGATCCTTCAGGAAGTCGACCAGTTCGACCACTTCTTCCTTGGACTCGTCGCAGCCGGCCACGTCCTGGAACGTGACGGCGTTCTGGTTCTCGTCGATCAGGCGCGCACGCGACTTGCCGAATGAGAATGCGCCGCCTTTCCCGCCGCCTTGCATCTGGCGCATCATGTAGAACCAGAACACGATGATCAGCAGGGTCGGTCCGAGGTAGTACAGGGCCTGGACCAGCACGTTGGGTTCGTCATCCGCCTTGCCGGTCACCTGGACGCCGTACTTCATCAGGTCGCCGACCATCCAGATGTCGCCCGGCGAGATGATGGTGTACTTGGCGCCTTCCTTCGGCGAGACCACCAGGTTGCGGCCCTGCACGTCGACACGCGACACCTTGCCGTTCTTGGCGTCATCCATGAACTGCGAATAGGTGACGCTGTCCTGCGCACGGGGCTTGTCGAACTGCTTGAAGACGGTAAACAACACCAGCGCGATCACGAGCCAGATTGCCGCCTTTTGAAACAGGTTGTTATTCAAGGCCGAACTCCTTTGCAATTGCCTTGCCAACGGATAGCTGCATTGTAATGCAGCGCCCGCCCTCGGGGGGAAACAGCGAAACTATGACGCCGATAGCCGCGGGTGGGGCACTTTTGCCCTCTTATTTTGCCCTGGCCTGATCGGATTCAGTTAATCCACCGCCTTCAGGTAGCGCCCAAGGATAAAGGTTTCGGAAGATTTGTCGCGTGACGCCTTGGGCTTGCGCTTCGCGACCACTTTGAACTGCCGTTTGAACTTCTCCACGATCTGGCTGTAGCCGCTCCCGTGGAAACACTTTACCAGCAATGCGCCTTCCGGCTTCAAATGGGCCTGCGCAAACTCAAGGGCCAGATCGCACAAGTACTCGATCCGGGCCGAATCGGCGGAGGCCACACCTGACAAATTGGGGGCCATGTCGGAGATAACAAGGTCGATCTTGTCGCCGCCGGAGGCTTCCAGCACCAGGCTTTCGAGTTGCCGGAACACCTCTTCCTCGCGGAAATCGCCCTGGATAAAAGTGACGTCAGCGACAGGCTCCATCGGCAGGATATCGATCGCCACCACCGCGCCGTCGATCTTCCCGTCCTTGGCCCGGGTCGACGCAGCCAGCTTGTTGCGTGCGTACTGGCTCCAGCTGCCCGGGGCGGCGCCAAGGTCGACGATGACCTGCCCCGGGCGGATCAGCTTGTCCTGCTCGTCGATTTCCTTGAGCTTGTAGGCGGCGCGGGCACGGTAGCCCTCCCGTTGCGCCATCTTTACGTACGGGTCGTTGATGTGGTCGTGCAGCCACGAATGGTTGAACTTGTTCTTTGCCATGCCAGATCCAGCCTGTTGCCTGCCCCGGCACGCGGCGTGCGCCGCATGCTCAAGGTTTTTCTACTGTTTTGATGATTTTGCCGCCCGACAGTGCCGGATTGACGGATAATACGCGCCAATTCGCGCTCCGCCCGCCTGCCGAACCGGCATCTGCCGGGCCCGCCGCGCACCAAACTCCAGCGCCACCGGCGCCAACCTATGCCTGCACTACAACTGATTCCCGCCCAGCGCTCCGAACTGCGCTCCCGTGCCCATGCCCTGAACCCGGTCGTCATGGTCGGCGCCGAGGGCCTGACCCGCGCCGTACTGGCCGAAATCGACCGCAGCCTGGCTGCGCACGACCTGATCAAGATCCGCGTGTTCGGCGATGACCGCGACGCGCGCATTGCCATCTACGAAGAAATCTGTGACGCGCTGCACGCCGCGCCGATCCAGCACATCGGCAAGCTGCTGGTGGTCTGGCGCCCGGGCGAGGCACGCCTGAAGGAAAACCAGCCGGATAGCCTGGGCCGCCTTGCCCCGGCCCGCCGTGGCGGCGCCGCGCCGCGCACGGTGACGGTCAAGAAGCCCAGCGCCGCACCGAACCGTCGCCCGACCCGCAAGGAAGTGACCGTACTCGGCAACGAGCGCGTCACGGCCGGCGGCAACGTCAAGCGCGCGCGCGCGCGGCCGACCAGCCAGAAGAAGAAGGCCCTGGGCTGATCCCGCCCGCTGCTTCTATTGCGGCCACCGCCAGGTGGCCGCAGCACTCCACTCACTCCCCGGCCGAACGCGGCGCCGAAGCGCGCCACACCAGCACCAGCGCGAGCAGGCTTTGCAGCAGGTAGAAAGCACTCGACGCGCCGTGCAGCATGCCGAACTGTGCCCGGTAAGGCGATTCCGAAACCCCCAGCCCCAGCGCCTGCGCCTTTTCCTTCAGGCTCCCCATGAACGGCTGGATGCCGAAGTAGCCGACCAGTACGCAGCACAGCATGCCGAGCACCAGCCAGCGCAGGCTGCGATAGCGGTTGGCGCCGCGGCGGATCATCACGTTGCACAGCACCAGCTGCAGCACGCCGATGGTCACGCCGATGATGGCTTCGGTATGAAACAGGTGACCTGCGATCATGCCAGCCATCTCGCGGCTGGGCAGTACCGAGAACAGCGTCGGCGCCACCATGTAGCCAACCGTCCACAGGCTGCCCGCCCACACCACCGTCAGCAGCAGGAATAGCCGGTGCGGCAGCGGCGGCAGGCTGTTATAGGAAGAAGAGAACACGTGCCGGTCTTTCCGGGGGCCGGATGGCGGGCGAGCGCCATACCCGGCCCGACCGGCCTCAGATATAGCGGACGGTAATGACTTCGTACTCGCGCTCGCCGCCAGGGGCCAGCACGGTGGCGACGTCGCCTTCGAACTTGCCGATCAGCGCACGCGCGATCGGCGAGCTGACCGAGATCTTGCCGGTGTCGAGGTCGGCCTCGTCATCGCCCACGATCTGGTAGCTGACCGGCCTGCCGGACTCCAGGTCTTCCAGGTCAACGGTCGCGCCAAAGACGATGCGGCCGTCGGTATCCAGCTGGGTCGGGTCGATGACCTGCGCGGTCGACAGCTTGGACTCCACTTCCAGGATGCGGCCTTCGATAAAGGCCTGCTTTTCCTTGGCAGCGTCGTATTCGGCGTTTTCGGAAAGGTCGCCTTGAGCGCGTGCTTCGGAGATGGCATTGATCACCGCCGGACGCTCGACAGCCTTGAGGCGCTGCAGCTCTTCCTTGAGCAGTTCGGCGCCACGCTTGGTAATCGGAATGGTGCTCATGTCTTCGTTCAACAAAAAAATGAGCCGCAGCGGAGCAGGAGCCATCCTGGCAATACCTGCCAGGGCACTTCCGCTCAACCGCGGCTTTCAGACAGGACCGAAGGGCCGCACACTGCATGCACTGGTGCCAGGCCGATTCGATCGATGAATTTGACGTAGTTTAGGCCAAGAAGCCCGCCGGCATCAACACCGGCGGGCTTCCGGGCCTTGCCGTCCCTTTGACCGGACGCGAGCGCCCGGCGGGATGGCAATGTGCAGCGTGGCTTACGCCAGCGTGCCGTGCAGGCCTTGCAGGTCATAGACCTCCAGGCTCTGCATGTGCTTCAGGCCCTCCACCGCGGCGCTGGCGCCGGCGATGGTGGTGTAGTAAGGCACGCGGTTGGCCAGCGCCGAGGTACGGATCGAACGCGAGTCCGCGATCGCGCCGCGGGTCTCGTCGACGGTGGTGAACACCAGCGCCAGGTCGCCGTTCTTGATCATGTCGACGATGTGCGGACGCCCGTCCTTGACCTTGTTCACCACCTTGACCGGGATGCCGGCGGCCTCGATGGCCGACGCGGTGCCGCGGGTGGCGACGATCGGGTAGCCCAGGTCGTGCAGCATGCGGGCCACGGCAACCGCGCGCGGCTTGTCGCTGTCCTTCACGGTGATCAGCACGGTGCCCTTTTCCGGCAGGCGCGAACCCGCTGCCAGCTGGCTCTTGAACAGTGCCTCGCCGAAGGTCTTGCCCACGCCCATCACTTCACCGGTGGAGCGCATTTCAGGTCCGAGGACCGGATCGACACCCGGGAACTTGTTGAACGGGAACACGGCTTCCTTGACGCTGTAGTACGGCGGCACCACCTCGTCGGTAATGCCCTGCTCGTCCAGCGACTGGCCGGCCATGCAGCGCGCGGCGATCTTGGCCAGCTGCATGCCGGTGGCCTTGGACACGTACGGCACCGTACGCGAAGCGCGCGGGTTCACTTCGAGCACATAGACGGTGTCGACACCGTTGTTCTGCTGGATAGCGAACTGCACGTTCATCAGGCCGACCACGTTCAGCGCCTTGGCCATGGCGGCGGTCTGGCGCTTCAGTTCGGCCACGGTCTCGGCCGACAGCGAGTACGGCGGCAGCGAGCAGGCGGAGTCGCCCGAGTGCACGCCGGCCTGCTCGATGTGCTCCATCACGCCGCCGATGTACACGCGCTTGCCGTCGCTCAGGGCGTCGACATCGCACTCGATAGCGTCATTCAGGAAGCGGTCCAGCAGCACCGGGGAGTCATTCGACACCTTGACGGCCTCGCGCATGTAGCGCTCGAGGTCGCGCGGCTCGTGCACGATTTCCATCGCGCGGCCGCCCAGCACGTACGACGGGCGCACCACCAGCGGGTAGCCGATCTCTTCGGCCAGGCGCAGCGCTTCGTCCTCGGCACGCGCGGTGCGGTTGGGCGGCTGGCGCAGGCCCAGGTCCTGCAGCAGCTTCTGGAAGCGCTCGCGGTCTTCCGCGGCGTCGATCATGTCGGGGCTGGTACCGATGATGGGCACGCCGTTGGCTTCCAGGTCCAGTGCCAGCTTCAGCGGGGTCTGGCCACCGTACTGCACGATCACGCCGACCGGCTTCTCGATCGCGACGATCTCCAGCACGTCTTCCAGCGTCACCGGCTCGAAATACAGGCGGTCCGAGGTGTCATAGTCGGTCGACACGGTTTCCGGGTTGCAGTTGACCATGATGGTCTCGTACCCGTCTTCGCGCAGCGCCAGCGCGGCGTGCACGCAGCAGTAGTCGAATTCGATGCCCTGGCCGATCCGGTTCGGGCCGCCGCCCAGCACCATGATCTTCTTCTTGTCGGTCGGGTTGGCTTCGCACTCGCCATGCTCGGCCTCATAGGTCGAGTACATGTAGGCGGTGTTGGTGGCGAACTCTGCCGCGCAGGTATCCACGCGCTTGTAGACCGGGCGCACCTTGTGGGCGATGCGCGCTTCGCGCACGGCGCGGGCGTCGGTCTTCAGCAGCCTGGCCAGGCGGCGGTCGGAGAAGCCCTTCTGCTTCAGGTGGCGCAGTTCGGCGGCCGACAGGCTTTCCAGCGTGCGTGCCTTGACCAGGCCTTCGGTCTTGACGATGTCTTCGATCTGGGCCAGGAACCACGGATCGATATCGGTCTCGCTGTAGACCTCTTCCAGCGACATGCCGATGCGGAACGCATCGCCGACATACCAGATGCGGTCCGGACCCGCTTCGCCGATTTCCTCGACGATCTCGTCGCGGTCGGTCGACTTCTCGTCCAGGCCATCCACGCCCACTTCCAGG
This genomic window contains:
- the ftsH gene encoding ATP-dependent zinc metalloprotease FtsH, yielding MNNNLFQKAAIWLVIALVLFTVFKQFDKPRAQDSVTYSQFMDDAKNGKVSRVDVQGRNLVVSPKEGAKYTIISPGDIWMVGDLMKYGVQVTGKADDEPNVLVQALYYLGPTLLIIVFWFYMMRQMQGGGKGGAFSFGKSRARLIDENQNAVTFQDVAGCDESKEEVVELVDFLKDPQKFQKLGGRIPRGVLLVGPPGTGKTLLARAIAGEAKVPFFSISGSDFVEMFVGVGAARVRDMFENAKKQAPCIVFIDEIDAVGRHRGAGMGGGNDEREQTLNQMLVEMDGFEANSGVIVIAATNRADVLDKALLRPGRFDRQVYVGLPDIRGREQILKVHMRKVPIGNDVDASVIARGTPGFSGADLANLVNEAALFAARRNKRVVDMQDFEDAKDKIYMGPERKSTVMREEERRATAYHESGHAVVAKLLPKADPVHKVTIMPRGWALGVTWQLPEHDKYSKYKDSMLEEVAILFGGRAAEEVFLNAMSTGASNDFERATKIARDMVTRFGMSDSLGAMVYVDTEQDGMFGKLSSKTVSEATQQKVDAEIRRIIDEQYALAKRLLEDNRDKVEAMTNALMEWETIDADQVNDIMAGKPPRPPRGVSGPNGGGSTPPGGSPVAPTNAPATA
- a CDS encoding RlmE family RNA methyltransferase; the encoded protein is MAKNKFNHSWLHDHINDPYVKMAQREGYRARAAYKLKEIDEQDKLIRPGQVIVDLGAAPGSWSQYARNKLAASTRAKDGKIDGAVVAIDILPMEPVADVTFIQGDFREEEVFRQLESLVLEASGGDKIDLVISDMAPNLSGVASADSARIEYLCDLALEFAQAHLKPEGALLVKCFHGSGYSQIVEKFKRQFKVVAKRKPKASRDKSSETFILGRYLKAVD
- a CDS encoding YhbY family RNA-binding protein; this translates as MPALQLIPAQRSELRSRAHALNPVVMVGAEGLTRAVLAEIDRSLAAHDLIKIRVFGDDRDARIAIYEEICDALHAAPIQHIGKLLVVWRPGEARLKENQPDSLGRLAPARRGGAAPRTVTVKKPSAAPNRRPTRKEVTVLGNERVTAGGNVKRARARPTSQKKKALG
- a CDS encoding DUF4149 domain-containing protein, which codes for MFSSSYNSLPPLPHRLFLLLTVVWAGSLWTVGYMVAPTLFSVLPSREMAGMIAGHLFHTEAIIGVTIGVLQLVLCNVMIRRGANRYRSLRWLVLGMLCCVLVGYFGIQPFMGSLKEKAQALGLGVSESPYRAQFGMLHGASSAFYLLQSLLALVLVWRASAPRSAGE
- the greA gene encoding transcription elongation factor GreA — encoded protein: MSTIPITKRGAELLKEELQRLKAVERPAVINAISEARAQGDLSENAEYDAAKEKQAFIEGRILEVESKLSTAQVIDPTQLDTDGRIVFGATVDLEDLESGRPVSYQIVGDDEADLDTGKISVSSPIARALIGKFEGDVATVLAPGGEREYEVITVRYI
- the carB gene encoding carbamoyl-phosphate synthase large subunit → MPKRTDIKSILIIGAGPIIIGQACEFDYSGAQACKALREEGFKVILVNSNPATIMTDPATADVTYIEPITWEVVERIIEKERPDAILPTMGGQTALNCALDLHRHGVLDKYKVELIGASPEAIDKAEDRQKFKDAMTKIGLGSAKSGIAHSMDEAVAVQGRIAQETGTAGYPIVIRPSFTLGGTGGGIAYNREEFEEICKRGLDLSPTRELLIEESLLGWKEYEMEVVRDKKDNCIIICSIENLDPMGIHTGDSITVAPAQTLTDKEYQILRNASLAVLREIGVDTGGSNVQFSINPKDGRMIVIEMNPRVSRSSALASKATGFPIAKVAAKLAVGYTLDELKNEITGGATPASFEPSIDYVVTKVPRFAFEKFPQADSHLTTQMKSVGEVMAMGRTFQESFQKALRGLEVGVDGLDEKSTDRDEIVEEIGEAGPDRIWYVGDAFRIGMSLEEVYSETDIDPWFLAQIEDIVKTEGLVKARTLESLSAAELRHLKQKGFSDRRLARLLKTDARAVREARIAHKVRPVYKRVDTCAAEFATNTAYMYSTYEAEHGECEANPTDKKKIMVLGGGPNRIGQGIEFDYCCVHAALALREDGYETIMVNCNPETVSTDYDTSDRLYFEPVTLEDVLEIVAIEKPVGVIVQYGGQTPLKLALDLEANGVPIIGTSPDMIDAAEDRERFQKLLQDLGLRQPPNRTARAEDEALRLAEEIGYPLVVRPSYVLGGRAMEIVHEPRDLERYMREAVKVSNDSPVLLDRFLNDAIECDVDALSDGKRVYIGGVMEHIEQAGVHSGDSACSLPPYSLSAETVAELKRQTAAMAKALNVVGLMNVQFAIQQNNGVDTVYVLEVNPRASRTVPYVSKATGMQLAKIAARCMAGQSLDEQGITDEVVPPYYSVKEAVFPFNKFPGVDPVLGPEMRSTGEVMGVGKTFGEALFKSQLAAGSRLPEKGTVLITVKDSDKPRAVAVARMLHDLGYPIVATRGTASAIEAAGIPVKVVNKVKDGRPHIVDMIKNGDLALVFTTVDETRGAIADSRSIRTSALANRVPYYTTIAGASAAVEGLKHMQSLEVYDLQGLHGTLA